In Burkholderiales bacterium, the following are encoded in one genomic region:
- a CDS encoding restriction endonuclease subunit S produces the protein MIDGLKPYPAMKDSGVPWLGRVPEHWEVRRLGASIDGCINGVWGDEPNGVDDLPCVRVADFDRTRLRVRLKRPTLRAVPASDRLRRLLKTGDLLLEKSGGGDLQPVGVVMLYDHPATAVCSNFVARMPVARGFDPAYLTYLHSYLYAIRLNVRSIKQTTGIQNLDSSLYLSEAVAFPPHHEQAAIVRFLDHADRRIRRYIRVKQKLIKLMVEQKQAIIHRAVTRGLDANVRLKPSGVEWLGDVPEHWEVLTLRRVITRAVDGPHHSPRYLDSGIPFLSARNIKADRWSLSDAKYISEADYAEFSKRVVPELGDVLYTKGGTTGVARAVDLHFRFQVWVHVAVLKVKRNRLLPEYLALVLNSPRCYEQAQLFTRGATNQDLGLGRMKGIVFALPPLSEQEELLRTIEERTGGLNDAAEKARREIELLREYRVRLIADVVTGKLDVREAAARLPQEAEELEPLDEAEALGEADDESAADDLDPAPEEAEA, from the coding sequence ATGATCGACGGACTCAAGCCCTACCCCGCGATGAAGGACTCCGGCGTGCCGTGGTTGGGGCGGGTGCCGGAGCATTGGGAGGTGCGGCGGCTGGGAGCGTCCATCGATGGCTGTATCAATGGCGTTTGGGGCGACGAGCCCAATGGCGTTGACGATTTGCCGTGTGTGCGCGTCGCAGACTTCGATCGGACGCGCCTGAGAGTTCGTTTGAAGCGACCTACATTGCGCGCAGTTCCGGCGAGTGACCGCCTTCGGCGGTTGCTGAAAACGGGCGACCTATTGTTGGAGAAATCGGGTGGCGGAGACCTTCAGCCAGTCGGCGTGGTGATGCTTTACGACCACCCAGCGACCGCGGTGTGCTCGAATTTCGTGGCTCGTATGCCGGTTGCCCGCGGTTTTGATCCCGCGTACTTGACGTATCTGCATTCATACCTCTACGCGATCCGGCTAAACGTCCGTTCGATTAAGCAAACAACGGGGATACAGAACCTCGACTCCTCTCTGTACCTGAGTGAGGCGGTTGCGTTTCCGCCCCATCATGAACAAGCCGCCATCGTTCGCTTCCTCGACCACGCGGACCGGAGGATTCGGCGGTACATCCGTGTCAAGCAGAAGCTGATCAAGCTGATGGTGGAGCAGAAGCAGGCCATCATCCACCGCGCCGTCACCCGCGGCCTCGACGCCAACGTCCGCCTCAAACCCTCCGGCGTGGAGTGGCTGGGGGATGTGCCGGAGCATTGGGAGGTGCTGACCCTTCGGCGCGTCATCACCCGCGCAGTCGATGGGCCGCACCACTCTCCGCGCTACCTCGACAGCGGAATCCCGTTTCTGTCAGCCCGGAACATCAAGGCTGATCGTTGGAGCCTCAGCGATGCAAAGTACATCTCGGAGGCGGACTACGCGGAGTTCAGCAAACGCGTTGTACCTGAGCTGGGTGACGTTCTCTACACGAAAGGGGGCACGACGGGCGTTGCGCGTGCAGTCGACCTGCATTTCCGATTCCAAGTCTGGGTTCACGTGGCGGTCTTAAAGGTGAAGAGAAATAGGCTCCTACCCGAATACCTTGCGCTTGTCCTGAACTCTCCGCGTTGCTATGAGCAAGCGCAACTATTTACCCGTGGGGCAACCAACCAAGATCTCGGCCTTGGCCGAATGAAGGGCATTGTGTTCGCGCTACCTCCACTCTCGGAACAGGAGGAGCTTCTCAGGACGATTGAAGAACGGACCGGCGGTCTGAATGACGCGGCCGAGAAAGCCCGCCGCGAAATCGAGCTGCTGCGCGAGTATCGCGTGCGCCTGATCGCCGACGTCGTCACCGGTAAGCTCGACGTTCGCGAGGCTGCGGCGCGGCTGCCGCAGGAAGCCGAAGAGCTCGAACCGCTCGACGAAGCTGAAGCGCTCGGCGAGGCAGACGACGAATCCGCAGCCGACGACCTCGATCCGGCACCCGAGGAGGCCGAGGCGTGA
- a CDS encoding DUF4433 domain-containing protein, with the protein MTVPARPKLYHIAHVDRLPSIVADQCLWCDREVVRRAPAGTTIGMNSIKQRRLNELRLTSHPALFVGDCVPFYFCPRSVMLYLIYRGNHAELSYRGGQGLIVHFEADLHAAVAWADAQPRRWAFTLSNAGARYFEDRSDLGQLGEIDWNAVQARDWRQCKDGKQAEFLLELSFPWHLVERIGVQSRATYAAAVSALAAHGHKPPVEIRPEWYY; encoded by the coding sequence GTGACCGTGCCGGCGCGGCCGAAGCTCTACCACATCGCGCACGTGGACCGGCTGCCGTCGATCGTGGCCGACCAGTGCCTCTGGTGCGATCGCGAAGTCGTTCGGCGAGCGCCAGCGGGCACCACGATCGGCATGAACAGCATCAAGCAGCGGCGGCTGAACGAATTGCGCCTGACCAGCCATCCGGCACTGTTCGTGGGCGATTGCGTGCCCTTCTACTTCTGCCCGCGGTCGGTCATGCTGTACTTGATCTATCGGGGCAATCACGCGGAGCTGAGCTACCGGGGCGGACAGGGGCTGATCGTTCACTTCGAAGCGGACCTCCACGCGGCGGTCGCCTGGGCCGATGCGCAGCCTCGCCGCTGGGCGTTCACGTTGTCGAACGCGGGCGCGCGGTACTTCGAGGACCGCAGCGACCTCGGCCAGTTGGGTGAGATCGACTGGAACGCCGTACAGGCCCGAGACTGGCGGCAATGCAAGGACGGCAAGCAGGCCGAGTTCCTGCTGGAACTGAGCTTCCCCTGGCATCTGGTGGAGCGCATCGGCGTGCAGTCGCGCGCGACCTACGCCGCGGCGGTCAGCGCGCTGGCGGCGCATGGACATAAGCCACCGGTCGAGATTCGGCCGGAGTGGTATTACTGA
- a CDS encoding macro domain-containing protein — protein MIEYRSGDILKSEAEALVNTVNCVGVMGRGIALQFKNAFPENFKAYVAACKREQVQPGRMFVFETGQLTPPRYIINFPTKRHWRGKSRIEDIDAGLTALIAEIRARRIRSIALPPLGSGLGGLDWRAEVRPRIEAALRPLDDVQVIVYEPNGAPASDTMRHPREVPRMTAGRAALVELMHRYLGGLLDPFVTLLEVHKLMYFLQEAGEPLRLRYKAAPYGPYAENLRHVLHAIEGHLIAGYDDGGDAPDKPLTLVPGAVEEAAAFLAEHRPTRERFDRVAALAEGFESPFGLELLSTVHWVMRHESVRSLPDVVARTYAWNDRKRQFTPRQIGIAVDVLASKGWVAALAEEAPA, from the coding sequence ATGATCGAGTACCGCAGCGGCGACATCCTGAAGAGCGAGGCGGAAGCGCTCGTCAACACGGTCAACTGCGTGGGCGTGATGGGGCGCGGCATCGCGCTGCAGTTCAAGAACGCCTTCCCGGAGAACTTCAAGGCGTATGTCGCCGCGTGCAAGCGCGAGCAGGTGCAGCCGGGCCGCATGTTCGTCTTCGAGACCGGGCAGCTCACGCCGCCGCGCTACATCATCAACTTCCCCACCAAACGCCACTGGCGCGGCAAGAGCCGTATCGAGGACATCGACGCCGGCCTCACGGCGCTGATCGCGGAGATTCGAGCCCGGCGCATCCGCTCGATTGCGCTGCCGCCGCTCGGCAGCGGGCTGGGCGGTCTGGACTGGCGGGCCGAGGTGCGCCCGCGCATCGAGGCGGCACTGCGCCCGCTCGACGACGTGCAGGTCATCGTCTACGAACCCAATGGGGCGCCGGCGTCCGACACCATGCGCCATCCCCGCGAGGTGCCGAGGATGACGGCGGGGCGGGCGGCGCTGGTGGAGCTGATGCACCGTTATCTCGGCGGTTTGCTCGATCCCTTCGTCACGCTGCTCGAAGTGCACAAGCTGATGTACTTCCTGCAGGAGGCGGGCGAACCGCTGCGGTTGCGCTACAAGGCCGCGCCGTACGGCCCCTATGCCGAGAACCTGCGTCACGTGCTGCACGCGATCGAAGGGCACCTGATTGCCGGCTACGACGACGGCGGCGATGCGCCCGACAAGCCGTTGACGCTGGTCCCGGGCGCGGTGGAGGAAGCCGCAGCGTTTCTCGCCGAGCACAGACCGACGCGCGAACGCTTCGACCGGGTTGCGGCCCTGGCGGAAGGCTTCGAATCCCCGTTCGGCCTGGAGCTATTGTCTACCGTGCATTGGGTCATGCGCCACGAATCGGTGCGCTCGCTGCCCGACGTGGTCGCGCGGACCTACGCTTGGAACGACCGCAAGCGGCAGTTCACGCCGCGGCAGATCGGAATCGCAGTCGATGTGCTGGCGAGCAAGGGGTGGGTGGCGGCGTTGGCGGAGGAGGCCCCGGCGTGA